The Spodoptera frugiperda isolate SF20-4 chromosome 9, AGI-APGP_CSIRO_Sfru_2.0, whole genome shotgun sequence genome contains a region encoding:
- the LOC118271267 gene encoding histone acetyltransferase KAT2A, whose protein sequence is MSVPMNEEIADISMTGTEADSSQSHGHEASSSVNADDASSSNAATPAGSEGQASRQSNLQRIQQRKQQVYGWPHNKKLLKLAIYSECQTPECNCNGWKTPAPQPTGKGNPRADNQPIATFNDPCRNCNHILEKHVTQLQGLPVAEVNRLLGAVVDVENIFMSMHREDDHDTKRVYYYLFKILRKCILTRSHPRIEGPLGQPPFERPSIAKAITNFVLYKFNTLPQREWQTMYDLAKMFLHCFNHWNFETPSVRKLQVSNPEDISAYQINYTRWLVFCHVPAFCDSLPHYDTSLVFGRTLLRAVFKSVCRQLMDKCHSERDRMPPEKRVLVLTHFPRFLALLEEEIFSSNSPIWDPEFKQIPPNHLQAIFDNKNSTGRRGEFERVTASGDSKDGFTTVQLSSGSIKTEGGKRASDTVTASSAKRRRVADDTADDVSERTVADIVATITDPNYMCGPDALFQMQAPRDEAAKSEEQRKMIEFHVIGNSLTGPVNKQTMLWLIGLHNVFSHQLPEMTKEYISQLVFDPKHKTLALIKEGRPIGGICFRTFSSQGFSEIVFCAVTSNEQVKGYGTHLMNHLKDYHIRNNILHFLTFADEFAIGYFKKQGFSKDIKLPRAMYQGYIKDYEGATLMHCELNPRIVYTQFTTIIRRQKEIVKKLIDMRQKDVRKIHPGLTCFKEGVRSIPVECIPGLRETGWRGPARPHATDHDPEPDAATLKNILHAVKNHTSAWPFLKPVDKAEVPDYYDHIKYPMDLRTMVDRLKARYYVSKRLFIADMTRIFTNCRLYNSPDTDYYRCANTLEKYFHTKMKEAGLWDK, encoded by the exons ATGAGTGTTCCAATGAACGAGGAAATTGCGGACATAAGTATGACAGGAACTGAAGCGGATTCCTCGCAATCGCACGGCCACGaag CCTCATCAAGTGTAAATGCAGATGATGCGTCGTCCAGCAACGCTGCAACCCCAGCAGGCAGTGAGGGACAGGCGTCCAGACAGTCCAACCTACAACGCATACAGCAAAGAAAGCAACAAGTCTATGGTTGGCCACATAACAAGAAGTTACTCAAATTGGCAATATACTCTGAATGCCAG ACTCCAGAATGCAACTGCAATGGTTGGAAGACACCAGCTCCTCAACCAACGGGAAAAGGCAATCCCCGAGCGGACAACCAGCCTATTGCCACTTTCAATGATCCTTGTCGGAACTGCAACCACATATTAG AAAAGCATGTAACTCAGCTGCAAGGATTACCAGTGGCGGAAGTGAACAGGCTGCTTGGAGCAGTGGTGGATGTGGAGAACATCTTCATGTCCATGCACCGGGAGGATGACCACGACACTAAACGCGTTtactattatttgtttaag ATACTGCGCAAATGCATCTTGACCCGTTCCCACCCTCGCATCGAGGGTCCTCTAGGCCAGCCTCCGTTCGAGCGACCCTCCATAGCCAAGGCCATCACAAACTTCGTACTGTACAAGTTCAACACTCTACCACAGAGGGAGTGGCAGACTATGTATGACCTGGCTAAAATGTTCCTACACTGTTTCAACCATTGGAACTTTGAGACGCCTAGTGTTAGGAAATTG caaGTTTCAAACCCAGAAGATATATCagcataccaaattaattataccAG ATGGTTAGTATTCTGCCACGTGCCTGCGTTCTGCGACTCCCTGCCTCACTACGACACGTCCCTAGTATTCGGCCGCACCTTGCTACGGGCAGTGTTCAAGTCTGTCTGCCGGCAACTCATGGACAAGTGCCATTCTGAGAGGGATCGTATGCCGCCTGAGAAGAGG GTGTTAGTGCTAACTCACTTCCCTCGTTTCCTGGCATTGCTAGAAGAGGAGATATTCAGCTCAAACTCCCCGATCTGGGACCCTGAGTTCAAGCAAATCCCACCGAACCATCTACAGGCCATATTTGACAATAAGAACAGTA CGGGCAGAAGAGGCGAGTTTGAACGTGTGACCGCTTCGGGAGACAGTAAAGATGGATTCACTACAGTCCAACTGTCATCAG GTTCAATAAAAACAGAAGGAGGTAAGCGTGCAAGTGACACGGTGACGGCAAGTTCTGCCAAACGGCGGCGTGTGGCCGACGACACGGCCGACGACGTCAGCGAGCGGACCGTGGCGGACATCGTGGCCACCATCACCGACCCCAACTACATGTGCGGACCCGAT GCTCTATTCCAAATGCAAGCCCCTCGCGACGAGGCTGCCAAGTCGGAGGAGCAACGCAAGATGATCGAGTTCCACGTGATCGGGAACTCGCTCACTGGGCCCGTCAACAAACAGACCATGCTCTGGCTTATTG GTCTCCACAATGTATTCTCCCACCAACTACCAGAAATGACCAAAGAATATATCTCTCAACTAGTTTTCGATCC aaAACACAAAACCCTAGCGCTTATCAAGGAAGGCAGGCCCATCGGAGGGATCTGCTTCAGGACATTTAGTTCACAG GGTTTCAGCGAGATAGTATTCTGCGCGGTGACGTCTAACGAGCAAGTCAAGGGTTACGGCACGCATCTCATGAACCACCTCAAAGACTACCACATCAGGAACAATATACTGCACTTCCTGACATTCGCTGATGAGTTCGCTATCG GCTACTTCAAGAAGCAGGGCTTCAGCAAGGACATAAAGTTACCCCGCGCGATGTACCAGGGCTACATCAAGGACTACGAGGGCGCCACGCTCATGCACTGCGAGCTCAACCCGCGCATCGTCTACACGCAGTTCACCACCATCATACGGAGGCAGAAAGAG ATCGTCAAAAAACTAATAGACATGCGGCAGAAAGACGTTCGGAAAATTCATCCCGGATTGACGTGTTTCAAGGAAGGC GTCCGCAGTATCCCAGTGGAGTGTATCCCCGGCCTCCGCGAGACAGGCTGGCGCGGGCCGGCCCGGCCCCACGCCACGGACCACGACCCGGAACCCGACGCCGCCACGCTTAAGAATATATTGCATGCG GTGAAAAATCACACATCAGCGTGGCCATTCTTGAAGCCAGTGGACAAGGCAGAAGTACCGGATTATTACGATCACATCAAGTATCCTATGG ATCTACGGACGATGGTGGATCGTCTAAAGGCGCGGTACTACGTGTCGAAGCGGCTGTTCATTGCAGACATGACGCGGATATTCACCAACTGCCGGCTGTATAACTCGCCTGACACCGACTACTACAG ATGCGCGAACACACTAGAGAAATACTTCCACACAAAAATGAAGGAGGCTGGCCTATGGGACAAATGA